In Haloarcula limicola, the genomic stretch GTAGTCTTGTTCTGTATTAACTGAATAGTCCCGGAACACGGCCTCATCTGGCGTGGTCGTGTCCGCGGCAACGTCACGGTAGTCGTGTGCGAACTCTCTGTACCGTTTGTACTCGTTCCAGTTAGCCGGGATTTCATCAGTAATGTCTTTGACTGTCAAGATGTAGTCGAACGTCGCATTGGGGGTGCTGGACGTTGCTATGATAGTGTACTGCCCCGTCTCTGGGATTTCGATTTTCTTGAACTTGGCGGCGTTGTCCATTCCGCCGTCGTCGTTACTACCGAGGGTGGTCCCGTTGGGGGCAACCAATCGCATCTTCGGATTGCCTATAGATGACCCCATCGTAATGTTGAGCGTCGTGTTCGCTTCTGCTGCGAACTCTACCCGCTCATAGTATCTACCTCCATCTTGCGGGTCACCACTATCCAGTTCACCGACACCGGATTGTCCGACTGTGACACTACGGAGGTCGGTGCCGTTCTCGGGCACGGTCGGTGTCGGCGTCGCTGTTGGTGCCGTCGGCGTTCCGGTGACAGGTGTGCCTGTCGTTCTATCAGGGCCAGTGTCACTCGGGTCGACGTCGATGCCGTTACATCCTGCGGTAATCAGGAGAAACGCTACCAGTAGCGTCGACAGTAGGTTTCGAGAGCGAGTAGAAGTCGTTCGTAGCATATGAGATTTCCTATATTTCATTGTAATCAACTTCAGATGCGATAGTATATAAATACGAAGAAAATCGAATAATGTTACGGGCTGGAAACACTCTCACTTCACGCCACTCGCCCTCCAGAGAATGAGGAGCGGCCGTCTTGACGAGAGAGGTCTCTATCCACTCACCACCACTAGACCAAGAGTCGTCGCCGCTGGACTCGCCAGCCGACAATAGAGGCAGGCCCCCGCTCCGCTGTTTTCCGCTGCGTCTGAATCACTAGAGTCGTCGTCTCCATAACCAGCATATCCGCCAGTACAATAGGCACAACCGCCCGCCCCACTGGTATCATCAGAGTCCTCGTCGGAGGAATCTGAACCGCTATTACTGTCTGAAGAAGAATCGTCGTTGCTACTCTGACGGCGTTTACGTTCAGACATCACATCGGACTCAAGTTCGTCTAGGTTGTACCCATATCCGCCGTTATCTTGGGCGTAGTCCTCCGTATTCACGTAGTCACCCGCATCTACCGGCTGGCCATCGATCCACAGCGTGATTTTCCCGTCGCCGTTGGCGTCCATGATGGTCCGCTCGCCAGTATTCACGTTTCGGAACGTGGCGTCCGTGAGACAGTTCTGTTCCCAGAAGTGACAGTTGTTCGAAGACGCATCGCTGCTACCTCTACCAGTGGCATTGACGACCCGAACGCTCTCCATCGCTGTCCCGCGCCGGCCGAGTTGGTCGTAGGCGACGACGCGCACGGTTCGAGAGCCAGTGGCGTCGAACGAGTGAGTCGTGTTCACCGTCGCGTTCTCGCGGGACAGCGACGTGTGGTTCGTGGCGCGTCCGTCGACCAACCAGTCGACGGTCGAGATGGGGACGTCGTTTCCGGCGACGGTCGCCGTGAGGCGCACGTTGGAACGTCGGTCGACCGTATCGGGTGCGGTGAGAGAGACGGCCGGCCCGTTCGACGGCGTGACCGTGACGTACAGCGTATCCGCGCGAGTCGCGCCGTCGTCGTCGGTGGCGCGAACCGTGACGGCGTACCGGCCGGTCCCGTCGGGGCGGAACTCGGTCTGGCGGCAGGTCGGACACGCCGGCGTGATGGCGTCGCCACCGGGCGTCCGGATCGACCACTCGACGCGGGTGATAGTCCCGTCCGGGTCCCGCGAGCCGTTCGCATCGAGATACACCGTCGTATTGGCCGTGACCGTCTGGTCGAGTCCCGCGTCGGTCAGCGGCGGCCGATTCTCGGCAGCGGCGGCCGCACTAGCCGTAGCCGCTACTGCGAGCACCGCGAGCGCGGCGACGACCACCCCCGTCGTTCGCATCGTTTCCTGCTGGAGAGGGTTTCGGGTATAAAATTATGTATTCGTATCGGAGGAATCACCTCGGTCGAGGGGATAGCTGCGGTAGTGGTCGCCGCCGCCGTCAGCATCGGAGTCCGCGACGTTTTCTACCTCCCGCTAACAATGGTCGGTATGCACTTCACGCAGCGCGAACAGCGCGCGCTTCGACAGGCAGGCGTCGAGCAGGAGACCATCGAAGCGGCCTCGGAGGCCGTCGTCGCCGCGACGGACGCGGCCGCCACCGACCTCGAAGCGTTCTTCGCCGACCGCGAGACCGTCTACTCCGACATGGACCGCGCACACAGCGCCTCGGAGATCCAGACCCACGCCGTCGAGTACCTCGATCTGTTCACCCACGCCGACGACATCCGCGGCTATCTCCGCTTCGATTCGTGGGGCGTCCCCGTCGAAGGTGGGCGCGTGCTCTCCGACGACGTGGTCGAGCTGCGGTTGGGGCCGACCGTGAACGGTCGGGTCCGCTTCGCGGCGGACGAGGACGCCCTATGAGTGTCCGGGTCAGGGGCATCTACGCGACGGCGCTGACCCGGTTGCTGAGCGATGCCGGCCTCGACGTGGTGCAGGCCTCCGGACCCATCGAGGAGCGCTTCGACGCAGACTTTCCGACGGAGCGAGCGGCGGCGACGGTGGAGACCACCGACGACCGACAGGGCGTCGGCGTCAGCGGCGATAGCGAACCCGTCGAGCGCGTCCTCGATCACCTCGGCGACCTCGGTCGGGACACGCTCCACTGGGCCGACCCGCTGCCCGCGGAAGCGGTCTACGACGGCGAGGTGACCGAGACGCGCGGGAGCGGTGCGGTCGTGGACTGCGGCGACGGCGAGGGGTTTCTCCCTTACGCGAACGCCGACGACCGCGTCGAGGCCGGCGACTGCCTTCGTGTGCAAGTCGTCGAGGGGAGCGCTCCGTGGACCGACGGTCGACCGGTCCTCGATACCACGATCGCGGTGCGCGGCGAACTCCTGACGCTGGAACGTGGGGGGTCGAACAGCACGACGGCCGGTGGGCCGGCGATGCTGGACGTCATCGCCGCCGACCCCCGCGAGGGCTGGGGCGTCTCGTGGGAGCGCGAGAGCGACGACGCGAGCTTCGACGGGCTCGCGGACGCCCTCTCGGCGGCCAACGAGCGGGCGGAAGCGATCGACGCGGCGCTCGACGGGGTGGGAATCGCTTCTGAGGACGCGCCGGCGCGGCGCTACGACGGCGGCGCGACGACGTGGATCTGGTTCGGCCGCGAGAGCCGGTTCGCGCTGGACGAACAGCGACGGGCAGTTACGACAACGATGACCGGACACCACCGCGTGAAGGCGGGCGACGACGCCGCGAGCGCGGCCGTCGACTACGTCGAGGCGCTCTGTGCCGACCCCGGTGCGGACGACGAGACGGACTTCCCCTTCGCCGTGACCGCTCGACAGTTCGGCCCGCGAGCGGGCGGCTCGATCGCGCTCGGCCACGGCAAACCCGACGGCCGACTCATCACGCTCGGTCGAGCCGACGTGCAGTCGGTCGGCGCGGACGGGACGGTCACGGTCGAGCGCGAGATGTCGCCCGGCGGGGAGTACGATGCGCTGGGCGTCCCGAAGGAGGGCGGCGATATCGCGGAGACGAAATTGAAGGAGGGACGCTGGTGGTACCCGACGGTGTATCGCGACGGCGACGGCGAGAAGAAGGGGACCTACGTCAACGTCTGTACGCCCGTCGAGATATTTCCGGACACCGCTCGGTACGTCGACTTACACGTCGACGTTATCAAGCACGCCGACGGGCGCGTCGAGCGGGTCGACGACGACGAACTCGATGCCGCCGTCGAGGCTGGAGACATCCCCGAGGACCTCGCCGAGCGCGCCCGGAGCGTGGCCGCGGCGGTGGCGAACGCGCTGGACCCGAAATAGTTAGGCACGTCGGATATACTCCCTCTCGATAACTGATGGTTGTATGTCCACATCAAACTGGAAACTATACGTAGAAGACAACGTCCTCGTCGCGGACTTCGCCGAGGGGATGCCGAGCGACGCCGAGGAGTACAGGCGCGTCAACGAGCAGTTCGAGCGGCTCGCCACCCGCGGCGAGGTCGACGCGCACATGTCGGTGCTGAACATGTCGGCGTCGCTCAACAGCGACGTCTTCGAGAAGGCACAGGAGGCCGCGGAGGTCGGCACCGAGTACGGCATCACGAAGTGGGCCATCGTCTCGGAAGGGATCAAGAGCCTCGCGCTCAAGGGGAAGGTCGAGGAGATGGGCGTCGAGACGATGACCTCCGACGACGAGGCGGAAGCGCTCGACTGGGCGCGGAACTAACTGTCGCGTTTTCGACCGGCCACTCCAGCGAGACCGACGCCCGCGAGCGCCGCGGCGACTCCGAACCCGTCGCCGGCGGCACCGACGAGGCTGCTGTCGCCGCCGACGGCTCCGGGCGTCTCCGATGGCGGTTCGATTCTGGGGTCGGGGAAGGCGTAGACGCCCGGCTGCGCCTCGCTCCCCGCGTTGGCGTTCGTGTTCGAGGCGAGGAAACAGCCGGCGGCGCGCTGGGCGGTCCAGAACGACGCGGAGTCCGAGTCGCGCCACGAGAACACCTCCCGAGGGTGAGTCGGATCCGAGAGGTCGTGAACCCGGACCCCGCCCATGTACCACGCCGAGTAACACCGGTCGTCCGCGAGTTCGAAGTTGTGCGCCGTCGTCAGCACGCCGCCGGGCGTCGGATCGTCGGTCGGCGGCGGGTCGATGGTGGCGAGCGATTCGGGTTCGGTCGGCTCGGCGATATCGAACAGTTCGATGCCGCTCGGTCCGCCGGACCCGTCGTCGCCGCGGTCCCACGACTCCCCGCCGACGCCCAGCAGCGTGGCGTCGTCGTTCACGGTCACGAAGTGGTCGTTGCCCGGCGGTTCTGTGCGCTCCAGTCCCGGGTCGTCGATGACCGACAGTTCGGCTGGCTCCCGGCCGCGGACCCGCGAGACGAGCGAGGGGTCGGCGGGGTCGGCCACGTCCAGAATCCACGTTCCGGCGTCCCAGTACGCGAGGTACGCCCGTCCGTCCTGTACCCACACGTCGTGGAGCGGTCGGAGGCCCGCCGGCACCTCGGTCCAGGCCTCGTCGGCGTCGAACAGCGACCACGTCCCGACCTCGCGCTCGCGGTCGGTGTCGATAACCAGCAGCGGGTTCCCGGTGCGCCCGTTGGCGGTCAGGTAGGCGTAGCGGCCGTCGAAGTCGCAGTTGTGGACGCGCGTGTCCGTCTCGTAGCCGAGGACGCGCTCGGGGTTCTCCCGGTCGCTCACGTCGAAGACGACGAAACCGTGAGCGCCCTCCGTCGGGTGGGCCGGGCCGGCGACGAGCAGTCGGTCACCGGCGACGGCGACGTCCTGGACGATCCGCATCGGCCCGTCCTCGCTCTCGGCGAGCAAGTCGGTCCGGTGCTCGATGAGACGCGGCGCGGTCGGCGAGACGACGTCGACGAAGGCGACGCCCTCGCCGGTGGCGACGTAGGCCGTGTGGCCGTCGGGGCTGGTGACGAGTTCGCGGGCACCCGGCAGGTCGAGCGTTCCAAGCACGTCGCTCCCGGTCGGCGTGCCGCCGGGCGTCGCTGGCGTGCCGTCGTCGGTCGGTAGCGGATGGGCGCCAGCGGTGCCCGTAGCGGTGGCGATCCCGCCGGTTCCCGCACCGAGCGCTCGGAGAAACGTCCGACGGCGCATACGCGCAATCGGGGAGCGACGGCAAGAAGCCTTCCGGTGGCCGGGGTCGCTCAGACGTTCATCGCGCCGACCCACAGGAGCGGGCCGAGGACCAACAGCAACATCGGGCCGACGACGGCACCCAGCAGGGCCACCTCTCCGATGGGGATTCCGGCCGAGACGACCATCCCGACGGGGATGACCAGAAACGTCAACGCGATGCCGACCGCCGCAGCGAAGACGGCGCGGTTCGGTTCGCGCTCGGTCGTCTCGCGGACGGGGAGCCCCAGCCGGCTCGCGGCGTCGTCCACGTCATCGAACGGACCGAGCACCTTCGTCGTCGTGCCGTCGCGACCCTCGCCCCACCGGACCGTGATGACGTCGGTTCCCGACAGCCGGCCGGCGAGCCGCCGGGGGACGTCTCGGTCGGTGAGGTCGGCGCGCTCGATGCGCCACTGGGGTTCGTCCAGCCAGCGGTCGTACGCGACGATGGCGTCGCCGTAGCGCCGGTACTCGACGGTACCGTAGACGGCGTAGTGGACCGCTATCTTCCCGGCGACGAGGAGGGAGACGAGCGCCAGCACGGCGACGGCGAGCGCCGGGAGCCAGAACAGCCCGAAGACGGCCGCGATCACGGCGACGTAGCCCGGGCGACTCGCCAGTACCGAGAGGCCCGGGAGAACGCCGCCCACGAGGACTCCCGGCGTCGAGGGTCGGACGGTGTCGTCAGGCGTTCCCGCGGGCGTCTCGACTACCGGCGGCGGGGCACTGGTGTCGCGCGGCCCGAACACGCGCGCCCAGAGTCCGCTCGTTCGGTCCCCGACGCGGTCGGCCCGGTAGTTGAACACCTCGTAACCGAGTTTGGCGACGACCACGAGGGCAGCGGCGACGAACAGGCCCGTCGACTCCAATCCGTCGGCGCTGCCCAGGACCGGCATCAATAGTATCACGAGCAGCGCGTGTCGGGCCGGCGTCGCCACGACCATCCGCCCCGAGACGTCTTCGTATTCCGCCTCGCCGAGATAGGACTGGACGAACTCGACGCCGCGCCCGACGAACATCGCGATCCCGCCGAGCGCGACCGTCCGGACGAGTCGCCCGGTCGGCGCCACCGCGAGGTCGAACTGCAACAGCAGGAAGCCGCCGTAGCACAGCCAGATGAACAGGAAGACGCCCGCGAGCCCGACGGTGAAGGGGACGTTTCGGAGATACGCCGGCGGGCCGCCAGACCACAGGGTGACGCCGCCGCGCTTCTCGCGGAGTTCGCGCAGCGGCGTCCGGTGGTGCGAGACGCCCGCCGACTGCCGCTCGGCGAACAGCGCCCTCGCGCCGGCCCAGACGGCGACGACCCCCATCTCGACCCAGTAGAGGACGAGAACGGTGCCGAGAGACCAATCGAGGGCGGCGACGCCGACGAGCGGATAGAGGTTCGCGACGAGGATCGACAGCAGGCCGCCGGCGTGGCGGAAGCGGCGACGGCCTGTCATCGATCACGGACGCGAGCGGGGTGAGCGGACGAGCGACTCGGAGCGGAGGGAGGGCTGAGACCGGCCATCTCGGCCGGCGATAGCGAACCGAGAGAGATAGCCGTTGCGCTCGGTCGCCGGCCGGGCTCAGTTGCCCTGGATCGCGTCGATGACCATCGCCGCGGCGACGATGGGCTCTTTCGGGACGGAACTGGCGTCGTCGATGGTGATCTCGTAGCGGTCGCGGAAGGAGAACTGGCCGTCGATGTTGCCGACGTGACCGCCCTCGGCGTCGGTGATCTCGTACTTGTGGGGGATCCACGCGCCGAACGGGAGGTACTTGCGAGCGAGCGTCACGAGCGCGCCGCGGGAGTCGATCTGCGCGAGTTTCTCGCCCGTCTCGGCGTCCCGGATTCGCCACGTGTCCTGCAGGATGGAGAAGTCGTTGTCGAGGACGACGACCTCCTCGCCCGTCTGGGAGTCGGTGAGGACGTAGTTGCCGGCCACGTCGAGGTAGCCGGCGGCGTCCACCTGGAAGGCGTCGTCGCCGTCGCCGTCGACGAACGGGAACGACTCCTTGAGCTTGAACATCTTCTGTTTACCTCGGAGGACGACGTTACCGTCGGCGTCGAGCGCCTTGTACTTGTTTCGGACGAGGCTCTGCTCGACGGTGTAGCTGTCGTCGGTGAGTTCGACCGCGCGAATGTCGTACTTCTGGGCGGTACTCATGTGCCCCACTCCCGCGGAAAGTGACTTGAACCTTTCCACGAGCGTTCATATCAGATTGGGCGACACGAATACGCAACCGACAGGGTTTCACGGGTCCCCGCCTTGGGGAACCCATAGATGAGCAAGGACGTCATCGAGGTCAGGGGTGCAGAGGAACACAACCTCAAGGACGTCGACGTGGAGATTCCGCGCGAGGAACTCACCGTCGTCACGGGGCTGTCCGGGTCGGGCAAATCCTCGCTCGCCTTCGAGACGGTGTACGCCGAGGGCCAGCGGCGCTACATCGAGTCGCTGTCGGCGTACGCCCGGAACTTCCTCGGTCAGATGGACAAACCGCAGGTCGAGAACGTCGAGGGGCTCTCGCCGGCTATCTCCATCGACCAGAAGAACGCCGCCAACAACCCGCGCTCGACGGTCGGGACCGTCACCGAACTGCACGACTACCTCCGACTGCTGTACGCCCGCATCGGCGTGCCCCACTGTCCCGAGTGTGGCCGCGAGGTCGGCGAGCAGTCGGCACAGAACATGGTCTCGCGCATCCTCGAACTCCCCGAGGGGACCCGCGCGAAGCTCTGTGCGCCGGTCGTCCGCGACCAGAAGGGCGCCTTCGAGGATCTCTTCGACGACCTCGTGAGCGACGGCTACGCCCGCGTTGAGGTCGACGGCGAGAGCTACGACCTGACGATGGACCGCCCCGAGTTAGACGAGAACTACGACCACACCGTCGACGTGGTGGTCGACCGCGTGAAGATAGCGGACGACGCCCGATCGCGCATCAACGACTCCGTCGAGACCGCCCTGGAAGAAGCGGACGGCACGCTGAAGGTCGTCCTGCCGGACCCACCGGAAGGTGCCGCAGACACTCTCGGCGGGTCGACGGCGCGGGCGACGGGCGACCTGGCGGACGCCGAAACCGACGAGACGACCGACGACGACCGGCTCGTCGTCGAACTCTCCGAGGAACTGGCCTGCACGCACTGCGGCATCGACATCTCCGAGATCGAGACGCGCTCGTTCTCCTTCAACTCCCCGCACGGGGCCTGTCCGGCCTGTGAGGGCCTGGGCGAGACCAAGGAGGTCAGCGAGGACCTCGTGATTCGGGACGCCTCGAAGCCGCTGAAACACGTCTTCGAGCCGTGGAGCTACGACCGGACCTACTACTCCCGGCAACTGGACAACGTCGCCGACCACTTCGGCGTCAGCCTGCAGACGCCGTTCGAGGAACTGGACGAGGAGATCCGCCGGCAGTTCCTCCACGGCACCGACGGCGTCGTCCACTTCGAGTGGCGGACGAAGAACGGCACGCGCGAGAAGACCGAGCGCTTCGAGGGCGTGATCCCGAACCTCGAACGCCGCCACGTCGAGACGGACTCCGACCGCGCACGCGAACACATCGAGGAGTTCATGGCGACGACGACCTGCCCGGTCTGTGAGGGGACGCGCCTGAAGGCCGAATCGCGGGCGGTGCTCGTCGACGGGACCTCGATCACGGCGGTCAACCGGATGTCCATCGGCGACGCGCTCGCCCACTTCGAGGGCCTGGAGGCGAACCTCTCGGCCCGCGACACGAAGATCGCCGAGGAGATTCTGAAGGAGATTCGCGCCCGCCTGGGCTTCATGAAAGAGGTCGGTCTGGAGTACCTGACGCTGGATCGCGAGGCGGCGACGCTCTCCGGCGGGGAGAGCCAGCGTATCCGACTGGCGACCCAGATCGGCTCGGGCCTCGTCGGCGTGCTGTACGTGCTCGACGAGCCCTCCATCGGCCTCCACCAGCGCGACAACGACCGCCTGTTGAACACCCTAGAGGAACTGCGCGATCTGGGGAACACGCTCATCGTCGTCGAGCACGACACCGCGACGATGCGGCGGGCCGACCAGATAATCGACATGGGTCCCGGCCCCGGCAAGCGCGGCGGCGAAGTCGTCGTCAACGGCCCCCAGGAGGAACTGATGGCGACCGAGGAGTCGGTCACCGGCGAGTACCTCGCCGGCGAGCGGTCGATCCCGGTCCCCGGCGACCGCCGCGAGGGCGACGGCCACCTGACGGTTCGCGGCGCGCGCCAGCACAACCTCGCGGACCTCGACGTGGAGTTCCCGCTCGGGACCTTCACCGCCATCACGGGCGTCTCCGGGTCCGGGAAGTCGACGCTGATGCACGACGTGCTCTACAAGGGACTGGTCCGCCGGATGAACGACACCGACGTCTACCCCGGCGAGCACGACGACATCGAGGGCATCGACCAGATAGAGACCGTGCGATTGATCGACCAGTCGCCCATCGGCCGCACGCCGCGTTCCAACCCGGCGACGTACACCAACGTCTTCGACCACGTCCGCGAGCTGTTCGCCGAGACCAGCCTCGCGAAACAGCGCGGCTACGAGAAGGGACGGTTCTCCTTCAACGTCAAGGGCGGCCGCTGTGAGGCCTGCGGCGGACAGGGGACGGTCACCATCGACATGAACTTCCTCTCGGACGTGGAGGTGCCCTGCGAGGAGTGCAACGGCGCGCGCTACAACGACGAGACGCTGGACGTGGAGTTCAAGGGCAAGACCATCGCCGACGTGCTCGACATGACCGTCGAGGAGGCCTACGACTTCTTCGAGAGCCACACCGGTATCCGCCGCCGGCTGAAGCTCCTGAAGGACGTCGGCCTGGACTACATGCGGCTCGGCCAGCCCTCGACGACGCTCTCGGGCGGCGAGGCCCAGCGCATCAAACTCGCCGAGGAACTCGGCAAGAAGGACTCCGGCGAGACGCTGTACCTGCTCGATGAACCGACCACCGGACTCCATCCGGAGGACGAGCGGAAGCTCATCGACGTGCTCCACCGCCTGACCGACAACGGCAACACCGTCGTCGTCATCGAACACGAACTCGACCTTGTGAAGAACGCCGACCACGTCGTCGATCTCGGACCGGAGGGCGGCGAGCACGGCGGCGACCTCGTCGCCGCGGGGACGCCCGAATCGGTCGCCGAGAACGAGGATTCCCACACCGGGCGGTACCTCCGCGACCTGCTCCCCGACGTGGACTTGGAGGGACCGCGCGCCGACAGCGACGTGGCCGCGCCCGCCGCGGACGACTGAGAGCGCCTTTGTCGGCGTTCGCGCGGAGGGGTGTTCCCGGAGAGTATCACGCGTGATAGCCGACGGGTCGAACATAAGGACGCTCCCGTCAGTTCACGAGTATGCCTCTCGTCTTCGCCGCGTACGCGGTCGCCCTCTCGGTGACCATCGTCATCGGCGGGGCGCTCGCCGTCTGGGTGTACGTCCATCACAGGAGCGTCCGCGGGTCGGACTGGTTCTTACTCCACCTGATATCTGGCGTGGCGTGGCTGGCCTGTTTTCTGGCGCATATCCTCGTAAAGGACGCGGATCTCCAGATCCTGGCGGCCATCTTCACCGCGAAGTTCACCGCCGTGACGTTCGTCGCCGTCGTCGTCTTCACCGCCGTCTACTCCGAGGCGAACTTCCACCGTCACCCGGTCGTCGGGACGGTACTGGGCGGTATCGTTCTGCTCGCGCTACTTCCGACGTGGGTAGAGCCGTTCCGGAGCCTCTTCTATCGCGGTTTCGAGGCCCATACCGAACCATTTCATTACGTGATCGTCGAGAAGACGCCGCTCTACGAGACGCTGGGCCTGCTGCTCATGGCCGTCGCCGCGTACGGGCTCTACTGTGTCACCAGATACATGCTCTCGACGCCCCAGCGGTCGCGGAACCAACAGGCGCTGTTCGTCCTCGGAGTGCTCTCGGTGATGCTCGCCATCGTTCTGGACAGCGGCGGCCTGTCACTCGTCGACGGACTCTCTATCGTCGAGTTCGGCGTGTTGCCCTACCTGGTGTTCGTCTCGCTGGCGCTGTTTCGCTTCCGGCTGTTCGACGTGTTGCCGGTCGCCAGAAACGCCGTGGTCGAAGAGCTCCGCGACCCGGTGTTCGTCCTCGACGACGAGCGCCGGCTCGTCGATTTCAACGACGCGGCGCTGGCCGTCCTTCCGAGAGCGGGCGACCGCATCGGAGAGGCGTTCGTCGACGTTCACCCGACGCTCGCGGCCGGGATCGACCTCGGACCCAAAGCCGGCGACGCATCCGCGCGGTTGACGCTCGACGTCAGCGGGGACACCCGCCACTACTCCGTGAACGCCTCGCGCGTGGGCGACGACGGCGGCGGGGCGGACTGGTACTCGATTCTGCTTCGGGACGTCACCGACCTCGAACGCTCGCGGTGGCAGTTGGCCAAGCAGAACGAGCGGCTGGAACAGGTCGCGAGCGCGATCTCTCACGACCTGCGAAACCCCATTAGCGTCGCCGACGGCCACGCCGAACTGCTCGCCGAGCGACTCGCCGCCGACTCGCTCTCCGGCGACGAACTCGAATCGGCGCGGGCGGACCTCGCGAAGACCCGGGACAGCCACGAGCGGATGGGCGAGATAATCGAGGACCTCCTCACCCTCGCTCGGGGCGGCAAGACCGTCGAGGAGACGGAACCGGTGTCGCTCTCGACGACCGCCTGGGAAGCCTGGGGAAACGTCGAGACCAGCGGCGCGACGCTGTCGCTCACCGGCGAGCGAACCGTCGAAGCCGACCGGAGCAAACTCCTCTCCATCTTCGAGAACCTGTTTCGAAACGCTGTGGAACACAGTTCCACGAGCAGTCGGCTGCAACCTGACGACGCCGTGGAGCACGGCTCTACGAGCGGCCGAACGCGGTCCGACGACGCCGCAGAACACGGCCCCGCCGACGTAACCGTCACGGTGGAAGCGACCGACGACGGGTTCGCCGTCGCCGACGACGGCCCGGGCATCCCGGAAGTCCACCGCGAACGGGTCTTCGAGGACGGCTACACCACCGACGAAGAGGGGACCGGACTCGGCCTCTCTATCGTGCGGACGATGGCCGAATCGCACGGCTGGACGGTCGAACTCGACGGCGACGCCGACGGCGCGCGGTTCGTCTTTTCGACGGACGGCGGGGCGTCAGCCTCGTCGGTGACGCGTTCGAAACCGCCCGCACGCGCCCGCTGATGGAGGTGTCGAGAGCCCCGGCAGAACAGTTACAAACGCGTCGCCCGACACCACGGACGGCATGTCCGACTCCGAGACTGACGACGTACTCGACGCGCTCGCCGGCCTGCCGACGCTGGCCCATCCGACGGCGTCGCCGGACGGCACCGAAGTCGCGTTCTACTACGACGGCAGCGGCCGCAACGAGCTGCACGTCTTAGACGTCGAGAGCGGCGAACACGAACGGTGGAGCGACGGCGAGGTGCCGCGCAACGCCCGCTGGTTCCTCGAGTGGGGAGCCGACGGCGACCGCGTGTTCTTCCACCGCGACGAGGGCGGCGACGAGCAGAACGACGTCTACGCGATCGACCGCGAGGGAGCGGTCGAACCGGTCGTCGAGCTGGACGGGCAGGTCCAGATCATGGACGTGAGCGAGGACGGCGAGACGCTGCTGGTCGGGTCGACGCGCGACGGGCAGATGAACCTCTACGGCCACGACCTGTCCGGCGGCGAGACGGCGAAGCTCACCGACTACGAGCGGGCGGTTTGGACCGGCCTGCTCTCGCCCGACGGCGACCGACTGGCGTTCACGACCAACGAGGCCGACGATTTCGAGAACATGGACGTCTACGTGTCCGAGGCAGACGGATCGGACCCGCGAAACCTCGACGTGGGCGAGACCGGGTCCGAGACGGGCGTGGTCGAGTGGGGGCCGGACGGCGACCGCCTGCTGCTGACCGACAACAGCGAGGACA encodes the following:
- a CDS encoding LURP-one-related/scramblase family protein; amino-acid sequence: MSTAQKYDIRAVELTDDSYTVEQSLVRNKYKALDADGNVVLRGKQKMFKLKESFPFVDGDGDDAFQVDAAGYLDVAGNYVLTDSQTGEEVVVLDNDFSILQDTWRIRDAETGEKLAQIDSRGALVTLARKYLPFGAWIPHKYEITDAEGGHVGNIDGQFSFRDRYEITIDDASSVPKEPIVAAAMVIDAIQGN
- a CDS encoding sensor histidine kinase, coding for MPLVFAAYAVALSVTIVIGGALAVWVYVHHRSVRGSDWFLLHLISGVAWLACFLAHILVKDADLQILAAIFTAKFTAVTFVAVVVFTAVYSEANFHRHPVVGTVLGGIVLLALLPTWVEPFRSLFYRGFEAHTEPFHYVIVEKTPLYETLGLLLMAVAAYGLYCVTRYMLSTPQRSRNQQALFVLGVLSVMLAIVLDSGGLSLVDGLSIVEFGVLPYLVFVSLALFRFRLFDVLPVARNAVVEELRDPVFVLDDERRLVDFNDAALAVLPRAGDRIGEAFVDVHPTLAAGIDLGPKAGDASARLTLDVSGDTRHYSVNASRVGDDGGGADWYSILLRDVTDLERSRWQLAKQNERLEQVASAISHDLRNPISVADGHAELLAERLAADSLSGDELESARADLAKTRDSHERMGEIIEDLLTLARGGKTVEETEPVSLSTTAWEAWGNVETSGATLSLTGERTVEADRSKLLSIFENLFRNAVEHSSTSSRLQPDDAVEHGSTSGRTRSDDAAEHGPADVTVTVEATDDGFAVADDGPGIPEVHRERVFEDGYTTDEEGTGLGLSIVRTMAESHGWTVELDGDADGARFVFSTDGGASASSVTRSKPPARAR
- the uvrA gene encoding excinuclease ABC subunit UvrA codes for the protein MSKDVIEVRGAEEHNLKDVDVEIPREELTVVTGLSGSGKSSLAFETVYAEGQRRYIESLSAYARNFLGQMDKPQVENVEGLSPAISIDQKNAANNPRSTVGTVTELHDYLRLLYARIGVPHCPECGREVGEQSAQNMVSRILELPEGTRAKLCAPVVRDQKGAFEDLFDDLVSDGYARVEVDGESYDLTMDRPELDENYDHTVDVVVDRVKIADDARSRINDSVETALEEADGTLKVVLPDPPEGAADTLGGSTARATGDLADAETDETTDDDRLVVELSEELACTHCGIDISEIETRSFSFNSPHGACPACEGLGETKEVSEDLVIRDASKPLKHVFEPWSYDRTYYSRQLDNVADHFGVSLQTPFEELDEEIRRQFLHGTDGVVHFEWRTKNGTREKTERFEGVIPNLERRHVETDSDRAREHIEEFMATTTCPVCEGTRLKAESRAVLVDGTSITAVNRMSIGDALAHFEGLEANLSARDTKIAEEILKEIRARLGFMKEVGLEYLTLDREAATLSGGESQRIRLATQIGSGLVGVLYVLDEPSIGLHQRDNDRLLNTLEELRDLGNTLIVVEHDTATMRRADQIIDMGPGPGKRGGEVVVNGPQEELMATEESVTGEYLAGERSIPVPGDRREGDGHLTVRGARQHNLADLDVEFPLGTFTAITGVSGSGKSTLMHDVLYKGLVRRMNDTDVYPGEHDDIEGIDQIETVRLIDQSPIGRTPRSNPATYTNVFDHVRELFAETSLAKQRGYEKGRFSFNVKGGRCEACGGQGTVTIDMNFLSDVEVPCEECNGARYNDETLDVEFKGKTIADVLDMTVEEAYDFFESHTGIRRRLKLLKDVGLDYMRLGQPSTTLSGGEAQRIKLAEELGKKDSGETLYLLDEPTTGLHPEDERKLIDVLHRLTDNGNTVVVIEHELDLVKNADHVVDLGPEGGEHGGDLVAAGTPESVAENEDSHTGRYLRDLLPDVDLEGPRADSDVAAPAADD
- a CDS encoding DUF6498-containing protein; this translates as MTGRRRFRHAGGLLSILVANLYPLVGVAALDWSLGTVLVLYWVEMGVVAVWAGARALFAERQSAGVSHHRTPLRELREKRGGVTLWSGGPPAYLRNVPFTVGLAGVFLFIWLCYGGFLLLQFDLAVAPTGRLVRTVALGGIAMFVGRGVEFVQSYLGEAEYEDVSGRMVVATPARHALLVILLMPVLGSADGLESTGLFVAAALVVVAKLGYEVFNYRADRVGDRTSGLWARVFGPRDTSAPPPVVETPAGTPDDTVRPSTPGVLVGGVLPGLSVLASRPGYVAVIAAVFGLFWLPALAVAVLALVSLLVAGKIAVHYAVYGTVEYRRYGDAIVAYDRWLDEPQWRIERADLTDRDVPRRLAGRLSGTDVITVRWGEGRDGTTTKVLGPFDDVDDAASRLGLPVRETTEREPNRAVFAAAVGIALTFLVIPVGMVVSAGIPIGEVALLGAVVGPMLLLVLGPLLWVGAMNV